One Pseudomonas sp. MH9.2 DNA segment encodes these proteins:
- a CDS encoding diguanylate cyclase domain-containing protein yields the protein MEQPYPQLSNFVDLMLDAVCVVDSQGRFVFVSAACERIFGYTPEEMIGRVMIDMVLPEDRARTLLAASEIIGWQPKPHFENRYVRKDGQIVHIMWSARWSEVDQLRIGVARDITERKQSESVQAALYSISEAAHAAEDLPALFHRIHQIIGELLPALNFSVTLYDEKSDQLSFAYHVDEQDQAPDPQTVTDSLSAEVIRTGLPLLLTPETLTTFPEYLRAEFDTDSLCWLGVPLHSNRGTIGALVVKSYSGGTRYTVKDQELLQFVSTQVAAAIERKQLHARLQYMAQYDQLTQLPNRGLFQDRLQTALAMARREQGQFALLYLDLDKFKQVNDTLGHAAGDQLLQEVAQRLKQCVRETDTVARIGGDEFLVLLHNIQLPEDALRVAEKIHRELSHPLNMEGQGLCTLLSIGIALYPEHGIEEKQLLKHADEAMYFAKRNGGNHFRTKAEPSPCDAE from the coding sequence ACGCCCGAGGAAATGATCGGCCGGGTCATGATAGACATGGTGCTGCCCGAAGATCGAGCGCGGACGCTGCTGGCCGCCAGCGAAATCATCGGCTGGCAGCCTAAACCCCATTTCGAAAACCGTTATGTGCGCAAAGACGGGCAAATCGTGCACATCATGTGGTCGGCCCGCTGGTCGGAAGTCGATCAACTAAGGATCGGGGTTGCACGTGATATCACTGAGCGCAAACAGTCTGAGTCGGTACAAGCCGCGCTGTACTCCATTTCTGAAGCCGCCCACGCCGCCGAGGATCTGCCCGCCCTGTTTCATCGCATTCATCAGATCATTGGCGAACTGCTGCCCGCACTGAATTTTTCCGTGACGCTGTACGACGAAAAGAGTGACCAGTTGAGCTTTGCCTACCACGTGGATGAACAGGACCAGGCACCCGATCCACAAACAGTCACCGACTCTTTGAGTGCCGAGGTGATCCGCACCGGGCTCCCGCTGCTATTGACCCCCGAGACACTGACCACCTTTCCGGAATATTTACGCGCCGAGTTCGACACCGATTCGCTGTGCTGGCTGGGCGTACCGTTGCACTCGAACCGGGGCACTATCGGTGCTTTGGTGGTCAAGAGCTACTCAGGTGGCACACGCTATACCGTGAAGGATCAAGAGCTGTTGCAGTTCGTCTCCACTCAAGTCGCCGCCGCTATCGAGCGCAAACAACTGCACGCTCGACTGCAATACATGGCCCAATATGACCAACTGACCCAGTTACCCAATCGCGGACTGTTCCAGGATCGGCTGCAGACTGCACTCGCGATGGCCCGGCGCGAACAAGGCCAGTTCGCCCTGCTCTACCTCGATCTGGACAAGTTCAAACAGGTCAACGACACCCTCGGCCATGCGGCAGGCGATCAGTTACTGCAAGAAGTGGCACAGCGCCTAAAACAATGCGTGCGCGAAACCGATACGGTTGCGCGCATCGGCGGTGACGAGTTTCTGGTGCTGCTGCACAACATCCAGTTACCGGAGGACGCCTTGCGGGTGGCTGAAAAAATCCATCGCGAGCTTAGTCACCCGCTGAACATGGAAGGTCAAGGCTTGTGTACTCTGCTGAGCATCGGGATCGCGCTCTACCCCGAACATGGCATAGAAGAGAAACAGCTGCTCAAGCACGCCGATGAAGCCATGTATTTCGCGAAAAGGAATGGCGGTAATCACTTCCGTACGAAGGCCGAGCCTAGCCCGTGCGATGCCGAGTGA